TTGGCTTATCAAGCCGCTGGTCAAACTCTGGTGAAGTCGGCCGTGAAATGGATTATCAAATTTGGGCAGGCCCAGCATTAGGCGCATTTAACGCTTGGGCTAAAAATAGTTATTTAGATGACTACAGCCAACGTCATGCAGTAGACTTAGCGAAACATTTAATGCATGGGGCAGCTTATTTGGCCCGAGTGAATTTATTGACGGCGCAAGGCGTTAGCCTTCCAGTAGCATTACAGCGTTGGCGCCCAATTGATCAAATAAAATAGTTGTTCAAGTGGATCTCGGTTCATCGCGAGATCAGCTACAAAGATAGGAACTAAGATGAGCGATACCCAGAAACTCGATTTCTCAGCGATTAATGCCCCTACATTGGCGTCATTTAATCAACAAAAGAATCTGATTAAGCGCATGCTTAAAGGTAATAATGCCACTTGCAGTGATTGCAATAAACCGCTAACACTGCAATTGCCGCCTAACACTAAACAGGCCAAACCTGCAGCTAAAGCCCCTGGGATTTATTGTGCTAAAGGTTGCACCGATATCGAGCTAGACATGGAAGCGGTAGCGTTAATGAAATAGTACGCATAAAAGCAGTACTCATTGAAAAGATAAATGCGTAAGTACTCGCCAGCAATGACCAATAAAAAATGACCACCTTTAACAAGATGGTCATTTTTTTTCGCGCGTTATCTATTTACATGCAGCACTATCGCCATGTCCAGTACTAAGATTATTGAGCAAGCCACTGCTTGAGGATTATTGGCTTACCACAAAGCTGTTCAAGCGAATGAGCACCCGAGAGTGCAGTCTCAAACTGACTAAATGGCACATTAGGCCATAAACTGATCGTAAATTGCGTATCAGCAGTGACAGCGCCCACACCTTTTGGGGTTCCCGTCATAACAATATCACCATCATTTAAAGTCATAAACTCACTAAGCGCATTAAAAATGGCTCGAGGCTGATACATCATTAATTGCTGATGCCCAAGTTGGGTCACGACGTTATCAATGGTTAACTGAAAACACCAATTATCCATGCCCGGAGTGATTGGAATAAATTGACTAAACAGGGCTGAGCTATCAAAGGCTTTTGCTCTCTCCCACGGTAAGCCTTGTTTTTTTAATTTACCTTGGAGCTCGCGTTTAGTCATATCTAACCCAAGGCCAACTGCACCAAACTGACCATCTGCCACCATAAAACACAACTCGGTTTCATAATGCAACACTTCGTCCTTATAGCTTAATAAGATCTCATTAATCGCTGAATTAGGCTTAAGAAATACCACCATATCATCGGGTACTTCATTGCCTAATTCATCAATATGCTCAGCATAATTTCGCCCAATACATATCACTTTCGACGGCGTAATATTTTTCTGTTGGCCACTGGCTTGTATTAGCGTTACCGATTGTTGACTCACATTAACCTCGAATGGTTGAAAAATAATGATAAAAAATATCGATTTAGCGATATAAACAACTACACTTTTTAGACTTAAAGCAAATACTATTGGGTGTCTAGTGAACATAACGATAGCCTATCAATCTTGCTGCTAAATGACGATATAGATGTTGAACAGTAGCCATATAAACTTAACAAGAATATACACATCTTGATTACAAGCTAGGTATTGCTTACTTATAAACAATGAAATACTACTATAAAAACAAAGATATATTTCTATTTTTTGCATAAGTGCATTTACATTTTTTTTACAACGTTCTAGTCTAGAGTCAGTCTTGATCAGACAATAAACAAGCAATAGCACATATAAATATAGTATGAATGACGTCAGGTAAATAACAATAAGAGAGACCAAATGGCCATGTTCGAATTCACTATTAAACAAAAAATAGCGCTAGGTTTTTCCTCAATAGGCTTATTACTGCTTGTTGGAAGTAGTTTTTTTCTATGGTTCCCTAAATCAAATTCAAACAGCAAATAATAATATTGAAACCTTAGCCGTCCCGGTACAAAATCAATCGAACGGGTTGCAAATTACCTTATTAAAAATGGCAAAAACAGATAGCCTAGCTTATTCACAAACAGGTAATGACAATATTAATCTCAGCTTTACACAATTTAATCAGTTACAGCAAGAATTCGATAACGTATTAAGCACACTATTAGTTAAAGTCGCCGATCAGCCGACGATGCAACAGGCGTTAACCAAAGCCAAAAATGCTTATGAGCAGTACATTAAGCAATCTCGCACTATGTTCAACGCAAAACTCGAAATAGAGCAAACCCGCGCCACTTTCACCACTTTAAAACAACAGTTCGACGATGCGCGCATCAGCGCCAGTAATAACATGATTGATTTAGAGCTTATTGAAGCGCCAGAAAATGAGGCCTCATTATTAGAAGAAGTGGTTGGTGGTGGAGTACGTATCGATGACATGCTATTTACTCTGGGTAATACCATGACAGAACTCGGTCGATTAACCTCTACCGATGCCGTGGACATCCACAAACAAGATGTTGCCATGTTATTAGGTAATATTAGCGTCAATGGTAGCTACTTAACTCAACAAGCTGAACCCTTAGGTGCTGCGGCGCTATTTGCTGAATTTAACACTCACTTGCAAGCAATTAAACAATTTACAGATGAGCCTGGTAACTTGTACATCGCGCAACAAAATGTCATCAATAAGCAACTCTTGGCAGAGCAAAGTCACCTGCAAGCTAACACCTTTTTTGATACGACTAATCAGCAGTTAGATCAATTAGTCACACTCGCTAACGAAAGGTTCCACCTATTGCAGATGGTGGCCGTTGATGAAGTGACGACAGCACAAACATTAGCCATTTTAATGGCAGTGATATTTGTATCGATGGCGATATTTATTTATTACTTTACCTCAAAAGCCATGTTGGGCCCTCTACAAGCAATAA
The Shewanella vesiculosa DNA segment above includes these coding regions:
- a CDS encoding methyl-accepting chemotaxis protein, giving the protein MLEVVFFYGSLNQIQTANNNIETLAVPVQNQSNGLQITLLKMAKTDSLAYSQTGNDNINLSFTQFNQLQQEFDNVLSTLLVKVADQPTMQQALTKAKNAYEQYIKQSRTMFNAKLEIEQTRATFTTLKQQFDDARISASNNMIDLELIEAPENEASLLEEVVGGGVRIDDMLFTLGNTMTELGRLTSTDAVDIHKQDVAMLLGNISVNGSYLTQQAEPLGAAALFAEFNTHLQAIKQFTDEPGNLYIAQQNVINKQLLAEQSHLQANTFFDTTNQQLDQLVTLANERFHLLQMVAVDEVTTAQTLAILMAVIFVSMAIFIYYFTSKAMLGPLQAINIALSRIAGGDLSQRLSKRNNDEFGELIDNTNKLSDDLTQLLQAINSDAHQLDESAIRSQVQSEKISHSASQQIDNISQAKQLAEQIHHSSTQVNQQASESEQYIKSASVQGGQIKTIADDNRIRIETLSSSLHDSVKIMTTLSQHSNNIGGILTTISAIADQTNLLALNAAIEAARAGEHGRGFAVVADEVRSLASRTQLSTAEIQTMIDALQQETTNAVKAITQGQNQASECVEQSQSLHDAIENIETALNTISGMSQNITHAANEQVSYSQQIEQTMTQTADSAQQNAQESASMTERSQQLNQLAHSLTTSVERFKL
- a CDS encoding fumarylacetoacetate hydrolase family protein; the encoded protein is MFTRHPIVFALSLKSVVVYIAKSIFFIIIFQPFEVNVSQQSVTLIQASGQQKNITPSKVICIGRNYAEHIDELGNEVPDDMVVFLKPNSAINEILLSYKDEVLHYETELCFMVADGQFGAVGLGLDMTKRELQGKLKKQGLPWERAKAFDSSALFSQFIPITPGMDNWCFQLTIDNVVTQLGHQQLMMYQPRAIFNALSEFMTLNDGDIVMTGTPKGVGAVTADTQFTISLWPNVPFSQFETALSGAHSLEQLCGKPIILKQWLAQ